One genomic segment of Cydia splendana chromosome 5, ilCydSple1.2, whole genome shotgun sequence includes these proteins:
- the LOC134790718 gene encoding integrator complex subunit 10, with amino-acid sequence MHNLHATMPGIEAASSDEDYIITKAKEAQKNNIHSAKAWMLTAKTLFPTNFKIQFEAYLMEKQSGNLQEAAECFTSLMLSRQNLPELLPEISAIANALKTAESSFLSQMFDKICPDIQLTILKTSVENSDDTMEHCRLLVLLLKKFPQLGVDSLVKTLINADKFFSDNRYARLLVVETLPLLSSLESPRLLQRLLVKAIDFYNSYVYDETEHDISDPWLRLYGVLDLLGRQLGWDPYLINYNNSLNKEAYFQKLLTLRNCDDCRQLLYCGTTFFLRSLYEQKSQKGNHILIEALADPDITPLKRRKSEIEVTGVSSNQFQAAANCWELLHSNEVISREFMKLANQLQVKPWSDGFSEELALYQGRFDETVQTVQGNNLAANIMRVSFNFFHKKYAACVESILAALPQLPSVEGALETELIVGGTHRHLHFLPLTKVAIMHYFCTLLIRILLSTGNSSDLTYGHILVLMQFGWPQEEAIFMNILDIIKRKGVFHYHLFSAYIIHIDILEELSFMWNDQNNSVALDILPNSQQHLGQRRIGTRGADKGVKEDFKQAMKAQVARSNESILNLMIQFITSERSYLLQIL; translated from the coding sequence ATGCACAATTTGCATGCAACCATGCCTGGAATTGAAGCTGCTTCAAGTGATGaagattatattattactaAAGCCAAAGAAGCTCAGAAGAATAACATACATTCTGCAAAAGCATGGATGCTTACAGCAAAAACACTATTTCCCACAAATTTCAAGATACAGTTTGAGGCTTATCTGATGGAAAAACAATCTGGTAACTTACAGGAAGCAGCAGAGTGTTTCACTTCTCTGATGTTGTCACGTCAAAATCTTCCAGAACTTTTACCAGAAATATCGGCCATCGCTAACGCTCTTAAAACGGCAGAATCTAGTTTTTTGAGTCAAATGTTTGACAAAATATGTCCCGATATACAACTAACAATATTGAAGACTAGTGTAGAGAACAGTGATGACACCATGGAGCACTGTCGGTTGTTggttttattattgaaaaagttTCCCCAACTTGGAGTTGACAGTCTGGTCAAAACATTAATCAATGCAGATAAATTCTTCAGTGACAATAGGTATGCCAGGCTCCTGGTTGTGGAAACTCTGCCCCTTCTTAGCTCTTTAGAATCCCCCAGATTGTTACAGCGGTTACTGGTCAAAGCTATTGATTTTTACAACTCTTATGTCTATGATGAAACAGAACATGATATATCAGACCCATGGCTAAGACTCTATGGTGTTTTAGATTTACTTGGAAGGCAACTTGGCTGGGATCCTTATCTGATTAATTACAATAATAGCTTAAATAAGGAAGCATATTTTCAAAAGCTACTGACATTAAGAAATTGCGATGATTGTCGTCAATTGCTGTATTGTGGAACCACTTTCTTCTTGAGATCACTTTATGAACAAAAGTCACAAAAAGGAAATCATATTCTTATAGAAGCCCTTGCAGATCCAGACATAACACCGTTGAAGCGAAGAAAATCAGAAATAGAAGTTACTGGAGTTTCATCAAATCAGTTTCAAGCTGCAGCTAATTGTTGGGAGCTGCTGCACAGTAATGAGGTGATCTCTCGGGAATTCATGAAGTTAGCTAATCAGTTGCAAGTCAAACCTTGGTCTGATGGATTTTCTGAAGAATTGGCACTTTATCAAGGAAGATTTGATGAAACAGTTCAGACAGTTCAAGGCAACAATCTTGCTGCTAACATAATGAGagtttcttttaatttcttcCACAAAAAGTATGCAGCATGTGTGGAAAGCATACTGGCAGCCCTGCCACAGCTGCCATCAGTCGAGGGTGCCTTAGAGACAGAGTTGATCGTTGGTGGCACTCACAGACATCTACACTTTTTGCCGCTGACTAAAGTAGCAATAATGCATTACTTCTGCACCTTGCTTATAAGAATTCTGCTCAGCACAGGGAACAGTTCAGATTTAACCTATGGCCACATATTAGTATTGATGCAATTTGGATGGCCCCAGGAAGAAGCGATTTTTATGAACATTTTGGATATTATAAAACGAAAGGGTGTATTTCACTATCATTTATTCTCagcatatattatacatatagacataCTGGAGGAGCTGAGTTTTATGTGGAATGATCAGAATAACAGTGTAGCATTGGATATTTTACCAAATTCCCAACAGCATCTAGGACAGAGAAGGATCGGCACCAGGGGCGCAGACAAGGGAGTAAAGGAAGATTTTAAACAGGCCATGAAAGCCCAAGTTGCTAGAAGTAATGAGTCTATTTTAAACTTGATGATACAGTTTATAACATCAGAACGGTCCTACCTACTTCAAATTTTATGA